One Natranaerovirga hydrolytica genomic region harbors:
- a CDS encoding LysR family transcriptional regulator, whose amino-acid sequence MDVNYELYKVFYFVAKTLSFSEASKSLYISQSAVSQSIKTLEKKLNQHLFIRSTKKVQLTPEGNMLFKHIEPAINLIMRGETHLMETHTLSGGQIRIGASDTICRYFLVPYLQEFHEKYPNVHIKVTNSTSIECVSLLANGSVDFIVTNFPNRKLLDNIKTVMVKDFYDVFIGGPKYKSLRNIPLALEELQNYPLLMLDKNSTTSEFLHNLFHKNGLDLIPEIEISSNDLLIDLTRIGLGIAFVPDYCLPPQSKDLFTIRLEKEIPKRHLAVAYSEQFPLSQAAKSFIDLMV is encoded by the coding sequence ATGGATGTGAATTATGAATTATATAAAGTTTTTTATTTTGTTGCTAAGACTTTGAGTTTCTCAGAAGCCTCTAAGTCCCTGTACATCTCCCAATCTGCTGTAAGCCAATCCATAAAAACATTAGAAAAAAAACTGAATCAACATTTATTTATACGAAGCACAAAAAAAGTACAATTAACGCCTGAAGGCAATATGTTATTTAAACATATTGAACCGGCTATTAATTTAATTATGCGTGGCGAAACCCATTTAATGGAGACCCATACACTAAGTGGCGGACAAATTAGAATTGGTGCCAGTGACACCATTTGTCGTTATTTTTTAGTGCCTTACCTACAAGAGTTTCATGAAAAATATCCTAATGTCCATATTAAAGTAACCAATAGTACCTCTATTGAATGTGTCTCTTTACTTGCAAACGGCAGTGTTGACTTTATTGTTACTAATTTCCCTAATAGAAAATTACTTGACAACATTAAAACCGTTATGGTAAAAGATTTTTACGATGTTTTCATTGGTGGCCCCAAGTACAAAAGCCTTAGAAACATTCCTTTAGCATTAGAGGAATTGCAAAACTATCCTTTATTAATGCTTGATAAAAATAGTACAACCAGCGAATTTTTGCATAACTTATTTCATAAAAATGGTCTTGACTTAATTCCAGAAATTGAAATCAGTAGCAATGATTTATTAATTGATTTAACTAGAATTGGATTAGGCATTGCTTTTGTTCCAGACTATTGTCTGCCGCCTCAATCCAAAGATTTATTCACCATAAGACTTGAAAAAGAAATACCCAAAAGACATCTTGCTGTTGCCTACAGTGAGCAATTCCCTTTGTCTCAAGCAGCCAAATCATTTATAGATTTAATGGTTTAA